In Leishmania donovani BPK282A1 complete genome, chromosome 18, a genomic segment contains:
- a CDS encoding citrate synthase, putative has product MASSVLDEMKEQMLRRSKEDQKKIDDLRKKHGHEKLCDATIDAVYGGMRGITGLVYEPSLLDSAEGIRFRGLTILECQEMLPKAPGGKEPLPEAMFWLLMTGEVPTEEQARGLNAELHRRVDPEAIAAAQKAIAALPKNAHPMTAFSVGVLALQTYSKFAAAYAAGKSNKKTYWEYALEDSLDMLARTPAVVAMIYNRETKGQVELAAPSNSDLDWAANFAKMLGFHDEEFRECMRLYLSVHADHEGGNVSAHTTTLVASALSDPYLAFSAGLNGLAGPLHGLANQEVLNYLLSMQERVKADGVNVHD; this is encoded by the coding sequence ATGGCGTCATCGGTATTGGATGAGATGAAGGAGCAGATGCTGAGGCGCAGCAAAGAAGACCAGAAGAAGATCGACGACCTCAGGAAGAAGCACGGCCATGAGAAGCTGTGCGACGCCACCATCGATGCGGTGTACGGCGGCATGCGTGGCATCACCGGCCTCGTGTACGAGCCATCACTGCTGGACTCCGCGGAGGGCATCCGCTTCCGCGGCCTCACGATCCTGGAGTGCCAGGAGATGCTGCCCAAAGCGCCGGGCGGCaaggagccgctgccggaggcgATGTTCTGGCTGCTGATGACCGGCGAGGTGCcgacggaggagcaggcaaGGGGCCTGAACGCGGagctgcaccgtcgcgtCGACCCCGAGGCGATtgccgcggcgcagaaggcgatcgcggcgctgccgaagaACGCGCACCCGATGACGGCGTTCAGTGTGGGCGTGCTTGCGCTGCAGACCTACTCGAAGTTTGCTGCGGCTTATGCGGCGGGCAAGTCGAACAAGAAGACGTACTGGGAGTACGCGCTGGAGGACTCGCTGGACATGCTGGCGCgcacgccggcggtggtggcgatgatCTACAACCGCGAGACCAAGGGCCAGGTGGAGTTGGCCGCACCGAGCAACAGCGACCTGGACTGGGCGGCGAACTTTGCGAAAATGTTGGGCTTCCATGACGAGGAGTTCCGGGAGTGCATGCGTCTGTACCTGTCTGTCCACGCCGACCACGAGGGCGGAAACGTGTCGGCACACACGACGACGCTGGTTGCGTCGGCGCTGAGCGACCCCTACCTCGCCTTCAGCGCTGGCCTGAACGGTCTTGCTGGCCCGCTGCATGGGCTGGCGAACCAGGAGGTGCTGAATTACTTGCTCAGCATGCAGGAGCGTGTGAAGGCGGACGGCGTGAACGTGCATGAT